Proteins co-encoded in one Metabacillus sp. KUDC1714 genomic window:
- a CDS encoding ABC transporter substrate-binding protein, which yields MERNKKKKTSAILAIGLSTALALTGCSSNDTSSKVNEEAAKFNETGLPIVEKEVTLNFVSPKAALAPDYSEMVIFDRLQEATNVKIKWNNIPADGYQEKKNLLLASGDLPDAFYASGFTDKDLMQHGQNGTIIPLEDLIDKYAPNLKKLFEERPELKQMVTAPDGHIYSLPRAEEMDLVGMPNIMYINQTWLDKLGLEMPTTLEEYHDVLKAFKEKDPNGNGKQDEIGLTFWFNGWCGNEGDLIGLFGLPDSPFEADHRVVRDGKVIYAATQPEYKEAIAYYHNWVKEGLIDPEVVTQDTAQLFAKGKTEDPSLGSFIWWENTEVVGPDRVKDYAVLPPLKGKDGEIRVGRSNHSEYGRDAFVITSANSNPEITMRWVDELYEPKMSAQINWGPIGEIYEEDENGMLVNKELPEGVAMGEFRQKVAPGGPFVVLKEHFDSVVDMEPRAKERLEILEEYYRPHMVEENYPQIFFSNEELEKINTIEPEIKEFVKQKEAQWLIEGGIEEEWDDYVAQLEDMGLNELMEIYQTGLDRFNEEL from the coding sequence ATGGAAAGAAATAAGAAAAAGAAAACATCAGCAATTTTAGCCATCGGTTTAAGTACTGCACTTGCATTAACAGGTTGTTCAAGCAATGACACAAGCAGTAAGGTGAACGAAGAAGCAGCTAAATTTAATGAAACAGGGTTACCTATTGTTGAAAAAGAGGTGACATTAAATTTTGTTTCTCCCAAGGCAGCGTTAGCTCCTGATTACTCTGAAATGGTTATTTTTGATAGACTCCAAGAAGCAACAAATGTGAAAATAAAGTGGAATAATATCCCTGCAGATGGATACCAAGAAAAGAAAAATCTATTACTAGCAAGTGGTGATTTACCAGATGCCTTTTATGCTTCTGGCTTTACAGACAAAGATCTCATGCAGCATGGACAAAACGGAACCATTATTCCTTTAGAAGATTTGATCGATAAATATGCACCAAATTTAAAGAAATTATTTGAAGAAAGACCAGAATTAAAACAAATGGTAACAGCACCAGACGGGCATATCTATTCATTACCTCGTGCTGAAGAGATGGATTTGGTCGGTATGCCAAATATCATGTATATTAACCAAACATGGTTAGATAAACTAGGTCTTGAAATGCCGACAACATTGGAAGAATATCATGATGTGCTAAAAGCTTTCAAAGAGAAGGATCCAAATGGAAATGGTAAGCAAGATGAAATTGGTTTAACGTTTTGGTTTAATGGCTGGTGTGGAAATGAAGGAGATTTGATCGGTTTATTTGGTCTTCCTGATTCACCATTTGAAGCTGATCACCGCGTTGTACGAGATGGTAAGGTGATTTATGCTGCTACACAACCAGAATACAAAGAAGCAATTGCTTATTATCATAATTGGGTGAAAGAAGGATTAATTGATCCTGAGGTTGTTACACAAGATACAGCACAATTATTTGCAAAAGGGAAAACAGAAGATCCTTCATTAGGCTCATTTATTTGGTGGGAAAATACAGAGGTAGTTGGCCCAGATCGAGTTAAAGATTATGCCGTATTACCACCATTAAAAGGAAAAGATGGAGAAATAAGAGTTGGACGTTCTAATCATTCAGAGTATGGAAGAGATGCTTTTGTTATCACATCAGCAAACAGCAATCCAGAAATTACAATGCGTTGGGTCGATGAATTATATGAACCGAAAATGTCTGCTCAAATTAACTGGGGGCCTATTGGAGAAATCTATGAAGAAGATGAGAATGGTATGTTAGTTAACAAAGAATTACCAGAAGGTGTGGCAATGGGGGAATTTAGACAAAAGGTAGCTCCAGGTGGACCATTCGTCGTATTAAAGGAACATTTTGACTCGGTTGTAGATATGGAGCCAAGAGCAAAAGAACGTCTAGAAATTCTTGAGGAATACTATAGACCACATATGGTAGAGGAAAATTATCCACAAATCTTCTTTAGTAACGAAGAGCTTGAAAAGATTAACACAATTGAACCTGAAATTAAGGAATTTGTAAAGCAGAAGGAAGCTCAATGGTTAATTGAAGGTGGAATTGAAGAAGAGTGGGATGATTATGTTGCTCAATTAGAAGATATGGGCTTAAATGAATTGATGGAAATTTATCAAACAGGGTTAGACCGCTTTAACGAAGAGTTATGA